One genomic window of Pseudokineococcus lusitanus includes the following:
- a CDS encoding NAD(P)-dependent alcohol dehydrogenase — MRAVQVVGYHRPLEMTEVPAPEPTGPLDVVVRVGGAGVCRTDLHILEGQWEAKSGVSLPYTIGHENAGWVEAVGSAVTNVQEGDKVILHPLMTCGLCRACRSGDDVHCESSHFPGIDTNGGYAEKLLTTARSVVKIADSLEPAGVAALADAGLTAYHACAKAARRLRPGDRCVVIGAGGLGHIGVQVLAAMTAAEVVVVDRNPAAVELAVQMGAHHGVVADGTQVEQVLELTGGHGAEVVVDFVGEGGATAEGVRMLRRAGDYLVVGYGENIDVPTIDIISTEISFVGNLVGSYTDLTELMVLAARGAVTLHTTRYALDDFATAVADLDAGRVRGRAILVP; from the coding sequence ATGCGCGCAGTCCAGGTCGTCGGCTACCACCGGCCGCTCGAGATGACGGAGGTCCCGGCGCCCGAGCCGACGGGCCCGCTCGACGTCGTCGTCCGGGTCGGCGGGGCGGGGGTGTGCCGGACCGACCTCCACATCCTCGAGGGGCAGTGGGAGGCGAAGTCCGGTGTCTCGCTGCCGTACACGATCGGCCACGAGAACGCGGGCTGGGTCGAGGCCGTCGGCTCCGCCGTGACGAACGTCCAGGAGGGCGACAAGGTCATCCTCCACCCGCTCATGACGTGCGGGCTCTGCCGGGCGTGCCGGTCCGGCGACGACGTGCACTGCGAGAGCAGCCATTTCCCCGGCATCGACACGAACGGCGGCTACGCGGAGAAGCTGCTGACGACGGCGCGGAGCGTCGTGAAGATCGCCGACAGCCTCGAGCCGGCGGGCGTCGCGGCGCTGGCCGACGCCGGTCTGACGGCGTACCACGCGTGCGCCAAGGCGGCCCGGCGGCTCCGCCCGGGGGACCGGTGCGTCGTCATCGGGGCCGGCGGCCTCGGGCACATCGGCGTCCAGGTGCTGGCGGCCATGACGGCGGCGGAGGTCGTGGTCGTCGACCGCAACCCGGCCGCCGTCGAGCTGGCCGTGCAGATGGGCGCGCACCACGGCGTCGTCGCCGACGGCACGCAGGTCGAGCAGGTCCTCGAGCTCACGGGCGGCCACGGCGCCGAGGTGGTCGTGGACTTCGTCGGCGAGGGCGGCGCCACGGCCGAGGGGGTGCGGATGCTGCGCCGCGCCGGCGACTACCTCGTCGTCGGCTACGGGGAGAACATCGACGTCCCGACGATCGACATCATCTCGACGGAGATCAGCTTCGTCGGCAACCTCGTGGGCTCCTACACCGACCTCACCGAGCTCATGGTCCTCGCGGCCCGGGGCGCGGTGACCCTGCACACGACGCGGTACGCGCTCGACGACTTCGCCACCGCGGTCGCCGACCTCGACGCCGGGAGGGTGCGCGGGCGCGCGATCCTCGTGCCCTGA
- a CDS encoding iron-sulfur cluster assembly protein: MTATLERPTAHGRAEQVRAALGTVLDPELDEPITDLGFVRSVALDDEELRVHLRLPTSFCSPNFAYLMASDAKDALTALPWTGRVVVELDDHHDSDLVNRGLAADAGYRGTFGHEAETDLEELRETFRRKAHTAAAERCLTGWLRAHPDEPEGAAGGVVLGDLAPGRERDALLRRRAALGLPADDGALVLVDHTGRGFPADEVPLRLRRARSTRISVDGNAHFCRGLLRTRYPGSGEDQVDRPEGAEAADVPAGARLLMITPVGG; encoded by the coding sequence ATGACGGCCACGCTGGAGCGCCCGACGGCGCACGGGCGCGCCGAGCAGGTCCGGGCGGCGCTCGGCACGGTCCTCGACCCCGAGCTCGACGAGCCCATCACCGACCTGGGCTTCGTCCGGTCGGTGGCGCTCGACGACGAGGAGCTGCGGGTGCACCTGCGCCTGCCGACGTCCTTCTGCTCGCCGAACTTCGCCTACCTCATGGCCTCGGACGCCAAGGACGCGCTGACGGCGCTCCCCTGGACGGGCCGGGTGGTCGTCGAGCTGGACGACCACCACGACTCCGACCTCGTCAACCGTGGCCTCGCCGCGGACGCGGGGTACCGCGGCACCTTCGGGCACGAGGCGGAGACCGACCTCGAGGAGCTGCGGGAGACCTTCCGGCGCAAGGCGCACACGGCCGCGGCCGAGCGGTGCCTCACCGGGTGGCTCCGTGCGCACCCCGACGAGCCCGAGGGGGCCGCCGGCGGCGTCGTGCTCGGCGACCTCGCCCCCGGGCGCGAGCGCGACGCCCTCCTGCGCCGGCGGGCCGCCCTCGGGCTGCCGGCCGACGACGGCGCGCTCGTCCTCGTCGACCACACCGGGCGGGGCTTCCCCGCCGACGAGGTGCCGCTGCGGCTCCGGCGGGCCCGCTCCACGCGGATCTCCGTCGACGGCAACGCCCACTTCTGCCGGGGCCTGCTCCGCACCCGCTACCCCGGGTCGGGCGAGGACCAGGTGGACCGGCCGGAGGGCGCCGAGGCCGCCGACGTGCCGGCCGGCGCCCGGCTCCTCATGATCACGCCCGTGGGCGGCTGA